Proteins from one Paenibacillus amylolyticus genomic window:
- a CDS encoding extracellular solute-binding protein, which produces MQRWGAGANGERSRGTTNSGNSTEAAEPEKEDVAEEAVANVPDLGGRVIKVAAWWDLKPTGETASDKARLDKIAEVEKKYNVKLEFVNVPFEEYMNKFTTSALAGEPFADIVQMEYKSALPAILKGQLLPLSEFTTPENNINQEANLIAKFPAIAGNEYAFDSPTSIGLGLHYNRDLFKKLSLPDPQELYNQGKWDWDRFMELAKQATKDTNNDGKTDVYGFSGWALDVVRHFTAANGGTIVDDANSKEGLSDPKTIEATEFVKRLYNVENVVKVKTGDKTNWEESNTFKDGDVALFTAAEWQLGDLTFAVGVVPIPNGPQGSKEVTYANNAASAKFIPKGVEDPKIVYQIYEETFDIPQIEEYPGQDYLESRYTDEKDIAIIREHIAGTGRILLDDAYTGYPFGDYVNDIIKDNASVTATAEKYKAQAQAAIDKLGKQ; this is translated from the coding sequence TTGCAGCGGTGGGGAGCCGGTGCAAACGGGGAACGAAGCAGGGGAACAACGAACTCAGGCAACAGCACCGAAGCCGCTGAACCAGAGAAAGAGGACGTAGCAGAAGAAGCTGTGGCGAATGTGCCTGATCTGGGCGGACGTGTCATCAAGGTTGCGGCCTGGTGGGATCTGAAACCGACGGGAGAGACGGCCTCCGATAAGGCCAGACTCGATAAAATTGCAGAGGTAGAGAAGAAATACAACGTAAAACTGGAGTTCGTCAACGTGCCTTTCGAAGAATACATGAACAAATTCACCACGTCTGCGCTGGCCGGTGAACCATTCGCTGACATCGTTCAGATGGAATACAAATCCGCACTGCCTGCCATCCTCAAAGGGCAATTGTTGCCCCTCTCCGAATTCACTACACCTGAGAACAACATCAACCAAGAAGCAAATCTGATTGCTAAATTCCCTGCCATTGCAGGCAACGAATACGCCTTCGACTCGCCAACCAGCATTGGGTTGGGACTTCACTATAACCGAGACTTGTTCAAAAAACTGTCATTACCTGATCCTCAAGAGCTGTATAACCAAGGCAAATGGGATTGGGACAGATTCATGGAACTTGCCAAACAGGCAACCAAAGATACGAATAATGACGGCAAAACAGATGTATACGGATTTTCTGGCTGGGCCCTTGATGTTGTTCGTCATTTTACCGCTGCCAATGGTGGAACCATCGTGGATGATGCCAATAGCAAGGAAGGATTATCCGATCCGAAAACGATTGAAGCAACCGAATTCGTTAAACGATTGTATAACGTGGAGAATGTCGTGAAGGTCAAAACCGGCGACAAAACCAACTGGGAGGAGAGCAATACCTTTAAGGATGGAGACGTAGCCCTGTTCACTGCGGCTGAATGGCAGTTGGGCGATCTCACCTTTGCCGTCGGCGTTGTACCCATTCCGAATGGACCACAGGGTAGCAAAGAGGTAACGTATGCAAACAACGCGGCATCTGCGAAATTTATTCCAAAAGGTGTGGAGGACCCAAAGATCGTCTACCAAATCTATGAAGAGACCTTCGATATCCCGCAGATTGAAGAGTATCCAGGTCAGGATTATCTGGAGAGTCGCTATACAGATGAGAAAGATATCGCCATCATCCGCGAGCACATTGCGGGAACGGGCCGTATCTTGCTGGATGATGCCTACACGGGATATCCTTTCGGGGATTATGTGAACGATATCATCAAAGACAATGCATCCGTCACAGCAACAGCCGAGAAATACAAAGCACAGGCACAAGCTGCCATTGATAAACTCGGCAAACAATAA
- a CDS encoding LacI family DNA-binding transcriptional regulator has product MMKTKVTIQEIAHFTGLSKFAVSRALSGKSGVSDQTRDVILKAAGKLGYFKDNSLLSGELSHSSESHDSKNTRSSGTILILFPNVRYQNQDSVYWGPVFNGISSKLNQKGINILTLTEPSADQLFTLLNPDAIRGIITVGSISTPILLEIKRLSIPVVMVDHLDPVFHSDSIFTDNFASMREIMLYLLRKGFKTFQFVGNIGDAQSFYERWIAYTSVLMGHGMEISQIPELSNQALDEFRQTFTSVIHEDNLPEVFVCANDFYGLYTIEALESMGIRVPDQCVVTGFDNLYDHIPLLATVNVNKELLGARSVDQMLWRIANPESNVEKKLILADVIIREQFGRHSG; this is encoded by the coding sequence ATGATGAAAACGAAGGTAACAATTCAGGAGATTGCACATTTTACAGGTTTGTCGAAATTCGCGGTGTCACGAGCTTTGTCTGGAAAATCGGGAGTTAGCGATCAGACGAGGGATGTTATTCTCAAGGCTGCTGGCAAACTTGGGTATTTCAAAGATAACAGCCTCTTGTCTGGTGAACTGTCTCACAGCAGTGAATCACATGACTCGAAAAACACACGTTCAAGCGGTACCATCTTGATTTTGTTTCCCAATGTTCGGTACCAAAATCAAGACTCCGTATACTGGGGACCCGTCTTTAACGGGATTTCTTCCAAGCTGAACCAAAAAGGCATTAATATTCTGACCTTGACGGAACCATCTGCAGACCAGCTATTCACCCTGCTCAATCCGGATGCCATTCGTGGAATCATTACTGTTGGCTCAATCTCAACCCCGATTCTGCTTGAAATTAAGCGGCTCAGTATTCCGGTTGTCATGGTTGATCATCTGGACCCTGTTTTTCACAGTGATAGCATATTCACCGATAACTTTGCATCCATGCGCGAGATCATGCTCTATTTGCTACGCAAAGGCTTCAAAACATTTCAGTTCGTTGGCAATATCGGGGATGCTCAGAGTTTCTATGAACGCTGGATTGCATACACTTCTGTACTTATGGGCCATGGGATGGAAATAAGTCAGATTCCCGAGCTGAGTAATCAGGCATTGGATGAGTTCCGCCAGACGTTCACTTCGGTAATCCATGAGGATAACCTGCCTGAGGTATTTGTATGTGCGAATGATTTTTATGGGCTATATACCATAGAAGCCCTTGAGAGTATGGGGATTCGTGTACCCGATCAGTGTGTTGTCACGGGATTTGATAATCTATACGACCATATCCCATTACTGGCTACAGTTAATGTGAACAAGGAATTGCTCGGTGCGCGTTCGGTGGATCAGATGTTATGGCGCATAGCGAATCCAGAAAGCAATGTCGAGAAAAAGTTGATTCTTGCTGACGTCATCATCCGTGAACAGTTCGGCAGGCATAGTGGATAA
- a CDS encoding DUF4272 domain-containing protein, with product MRNCAIYSSQFDLDQLFELIQSIYPGGTIKRREDKTHIQVTQKKWLSKKTKGFNIMTSQTHPEEFTTMIQGMLGFLSQIDGRNASLQEKVLIKCSTLNMVVGIETEEDISEEFFGELLQLADALDAVIFWGGGSLLNAQGQLLLDVNGESEVEDYTVTAHTSFLDGNRPQSESGIQRKVRSEQRLTEQGIPYNANLPARAGDEHTTIRSKEEVARRAVALCLAALKGECLGAGESAEDTAALVQEVIDKYAAESFFSPVEKRFIDQHGAAQQEIIAFSWGYEAYHVMLWALGYVEELGAPTELCNVGKDVGYLQQKDSFADFLSDASLRNKSEILDEADLIYRYNWVCVDSRVNDKTPPAGLNGGVAYERHRALNWLICYLDQEWDDVRTDT from the coding sequence ATGAGAAATTGTGCGATATATAGCTCTCAGTTTGATCTGGATCAGCTATTTGAATTGATTCAATCCATTTATCCTGGGGGTACGATTAAACGCCGGGAAGACAAGACTCATATTCAAGTGACTCAGAAGAAATGGCTCAGTAAGAAAACCAAAGGCTTCAATATCATGACCAGCCAGACACATCCTGAAGAATTTACAACAATGATTCAGGGGATGCTTGGATTTTTGAGTCAGATTGATGGGCGCAATGCTTCGCTTCAGGAAAAGGTATTGATCAAATGTTCCACACTCAATATGGTGGTTGGTATTGAGACAGAAGAGGATATCTCGGAAGAATTCTTCGGCGAGTTATTGCAACTGGCTGATGCTCTGGATGCTGTGATCTTCTGGGGAGGTGGATCTCTGCTGAATGCACAAGGCCAGTTATTGCTGGATGTGAATGGAGAGTCTGAGGTGGAGGATTATACGGTGACAGCGCACACCAGTTTCCTTGACGGGAACAGACCCCAGTCGGAGTCTGGCATTCAACGTAAAGTGCGTTCAGAGCAACGGTTGACGGAACAAGGCATTCCGTATAATGCGAACTTGCCTGCAAGGGCCGGAGATGAGCACACCACCATTCGGAGTAAAGAGGAAGTCGCTCGCCGTGCAGTTGCCTTGTGTCTTGCCGCGCTTAAGGGTGAGTGTCTGGGAGCAGGCGAAAGCGCGGAAGATACCGCGGCTCTGGTTCAGGAAGTGATCGACAAGTATGCGGCTGAATCCTTTTTCTCACCCGTAGAGAAGAGGTTTATCGACCAACATGGGGCAGCACAACAGGAGATCATCGCATTCTCTTGGGGATATGAAGCTTATCACGTGATGTTGTGGGCGCTAGGTTATGTGGAGGAACTTGGTGCACCAACGGAGTTGTGTAACGTAGGGAAGGATGTCGGTTATTTGCAACAGAAGGACAGTTTTGCCGACTTTCTCTCCGATGCATCTCTGCGTAACAAGAGCGAGATTCTGGATGAAGCAGATCTGATCTACCGGTATAACTGGGTGTGTGTGGATAGTCGTGTCAATGACAAAACACCTCCCGCTGGCTTAAATGGTGGAGTGGCTTATGAACGACACCGTGCATTGAACTGGCTGATCTGTTATCTGGATCAGGAGTGGGATGATGTGCGGACAGATACGTAG
- a CDS encoding GNAT family N-acetyltransferase, with protein MVTIKGIELKDLPALSQLYNELMGMPTHEQQMKKMFQYIQQNGHYHVLGAFYNGKLVGSVMGIECMDLVGPCKPFMVVENVIVSDQVRRQGIGQRLMLQIERIAKDLGCGYMILVSGDQRKEAHLFYEKLGFRDEKVQGYRKHF; from the coding sequence ATGGTTACCATTAAAGGAATCGAACTTAAAGATTTACCGGCATTAAGTCAGCTATACAATGAGTTGATGGGAATGCCTACCCATGAGCAGCAGATGAAAAAGATGTTCCAATACATACAGCAGAACGGTCATTATCATGTGCTGGGGGCATTTTACAATGGTAAACTGGTTGGTTCCGTTATGGGGATTGAGTGTATGGATCTGGTAGGCCCGTGTAAACCGTTCATGGTTGTGGAGAATGTGATCGTATCGGATCAGGTACGCAGGCAGGGCATCGGGCAGAGATTAATGCTCCAGATTGAGCGGATTGCGAAAGATCTGGGTTGTGGTTACATGATTCTGGTGTCTGGCGATCAGCGTAAAGAAGCGCATCTATTTTATGAGAAACTGGGTTTCAGGGATGAGAAGGTGCAGGGTTACCGGAAGCATTTTTGA
- a CDS encoding GNAT family N-acetyltransferase has translation MMLKGNINPSTSEDSEYVRHQLIAFNAAHVSEELRNRYEELNFNIKNENGDIVAGVISTLCWNWLEVDILWVDSAQRHRGYGSQLLLEVERIAREKSCDFVMLNTFSYQAPEFYKKHGYHLITTIENAPTGHSHYYFKKDLT, from the coding sequence ATGATGTTGAAAGGGAATATTAACCCAAGCACTTCAGAGGATTCAGAGTATGTTCGCCATCAGCTTATTGCATTTAATGCTGCGCATGTGAGCGAGGAATTAAGGAATCGTTACGAAGAATTGAATTTCAATATCAAAAATGAGAACGGCGATATTGTTGCAGGTGTCATTAGTACACTTTGCTGGAATTGGTTGGAGGTTGATATTCTTTGGGTGGATTCTGCACAACGGCATCGGGGATATGGTTCACAGTTGTTGCTTGAAGTTGAGCGAATAGCCCGAGAGAAATCTTGTGATTTTGTCATGTTGAACACGTTCTCCTATCAAGCGCCGGAATTTTACAAGAAGCATGGCTACCACTTGATCACAACGATCGAGAATGCACCGACTGGACACAGTCATTATTATTTTAAAAAGGATCTCACTTAA
- a CDS encoding SDR family NAD(P)-dependent oxidoreductase: MGQRFYIITGTSKGIGKQLAELLLEKGDHVYGIARGTSDLEGAFERYQHIQFDLADLDRIDDLVSSLLGRIPLQEVEFIGLINNAAVLEPLKPIGQSTAKEISRNLNISLGAPMILTSSFIQHTNHLTTHRKIVNVSSASGIYPAPSMASYCTSKAGMNMFNQCVAMEQSGLENPVEIVAFDPGMVDTELQAAARGKNPEEFALSEVFNQVYESGQLQSPRDVARQLLHTLEENGIAGGA, translated from the coding sequence ATGGGACAAAGGTTTTACATCATTACAGGGACATCCAAAGGAATCGGAAAACAGCTCGCAGAGCTTTTATTGGAAAAGGGAGATCACGTCTACGGTATTGCACGCGGAACGTCTGACTTGGAGGGAGCTTTCGAACGTTATCAGCATATTCAGTTTGATCTTGCAGATCTCGATCGTATCGACGATCTTGTCTCAAGTCTATTGGGGCGGATTCCGCTACAGGAAGTTGAATTCATCGGGCTTATTAACAATGCAGCCGTGCTTGAGCCGTTGAAACCGATAGGTCAGTCTACTGCCAAGGAGATTAGTCGGAATCTGAATATCAGCTTGGGGGCGCCCATGATTCTGACTTCATCTTTTATACAACATACCAACCACCTGACCACACACAGAAAAATAGTTAATGTTTCTTCCGCTTCAGGCATTTATCCCGCACCTTCAATGGCATCTTATTGTACCTCCAAAGCAGGCATGAACATGTTCAACCAATGTGTGGCCATGGAACAATCCGGATTGGAAAATCCGGTGGAGATCGTTGCATTCGACCCGGGAATGGTAGATACGGAGCTACAGGCTGCGGCAAGAGGCAAGAATCCAGAAGAATTTGCATTATCTGAGGTATTCAATCAAGTATACGAATCAGGCCAATTACAATCACCACGAGATGTAGCGAGGCAGTTGCTTCATACGCTTGAGGAGAATGGTATTGCAGGTGGTGCCTGA
- a CDS encoding class I SAM-dependent methyltransferase — MEKTIKSVQDLYDMLDADFRSAKQFWEPFYEDRNRPIPFFPNKPDENLVAHVNAGLLTGGKALELGCGPGRNSLYLTRQGYQVDAYDLSETAIAWAKERAAEEQLDVNFECRSVFELAPEQEYDLVYDSGCLHHLLPHQRIPYIEMIHNALRPGGYFGMTCFAPGFGGQGGPESVMDDWEVYREKSMKGGLAFTEEKLRYLLQDPFECVELRPMKAMGQDDDCFGLPILWVTMWKKTDV, encoded by the coding sequence GTGGAAAAGACGATTAAAAGTGTACAGGATCTGTATGATATGCTCGATGCGGACTTCAGATCTGCCAAGCAATTTTGGGAGCCGTTCTATGAGGATCGGAACAGACCCATCCCCTTTTTCCCAAACAAACCGGATGAGAATCTGGTAGCACATGTAAACGCAGGTCTGCTGACAGGTGGCAAGGCATTGGAACTGGGATGTGGTCCGGGCAGAAATTCACTGTATTTAACGCGCCAAGGGTATCAGGTGGATGCTTATGATCTTTCCGAGACAGCGATTGCCTGGGCTAAGGAGAGAGCGGCAGAAGAGCAACTGGACGTGAACTTTGAATGTCGATCCGTGTTTGAACTGGCTCCAGAGCAAGAATATGATCTTGTCTACGACTCGGGTTGTCTGCACCATCTGTTGCCTCATCAGCGCATTCCCTACATAGAAATGATCCACAATGCGCTCCGGCCTGGAGGATATTTCGGCATGACTTGTTTCGCTCCAGGATTTGGTGGTCAAGGTGGGCCGGAGAGCGTCATGGATGATTGGGAGGTATACCGCGAGAAGTCGATGAAAGGCGGGCTGGCCTTTACGGAGGAAAAGCTTCGTTATTTACTGCAAGATCCATTTGAATGTGTAGAATTACGTCCGATGAAAGCGATGGGGCAGGATGACGATTGTTTTGGCCTACCGATTTTGTGGGTGACCATGTGGAAGAAAACGGACGTGTAG
- a CDS encoding VOC family protein, translating to MFSKVGQIMLYVNNQDESLAFWTEVAGFHIVDEVNLDGGMRWIEIAPTRDSQTSIILHDKEVVERMSAGVNLGTPSLMFFTENLDQLYADLSGKHVTVGEIVEMPTGRVFNFADNEGNYFAVLERAK from the coding sequence ATGTTTAGCAAAGTCGGCCAGATTATGTTGTATGTCAATAACCAAGATGAATCCCTGGCTTTTTGGACCGAAGTCGCAGGATTCCACATTGTGGATGAAGTAAATCTTGATGGGGGCATGAGATGGATTGAGATTGCGCCTACCCGAGATTCGCAGACAAGTATTATTCTCCATGACAAAGAGGTCGTCGAACGGATGTCGGCCGGTGTAAATCTGGGCACACCTTCGTTAATGTTCTTCACTGAAAATCTGGATCAGTTATATGCCGACTTGTCTGGCAAACATGTAACGGTTGGAGAGATTGTCGAGATGCCAACCGGACGTGTCTTCAACTTTGCTGATAACGAAGGAAATTACTTCGCAGTCTTGGAACGGGCAAAATAA
- a CDS encoding GNAT family N-acetyltransferase, producing the protein MTIRIFQAIDQPVVLKMMTDHHFQFPSFIRDQYPARWDSFLNMMDERIQAYYVMVDESDVVIGHAGYIFHPTVNRYEIVGVVTCRSHLRQGVARSLITKICIKIAEFGCSDVMLYTLDHKENEAALVFYERMNFQKEGVDLNYYTSGFHRLSLVKTL; encoded by the coding sequence ATGACTATTCGGATTTTTCAAGCTATTGATCAACCAGTAGTGCTGAAAATGATGACGGATCATCATTTTCAATTCCCTTCTTTTATACGAGATCAGTACCCTGCGCGCTGGGATTCATTTTTAAATATGATGGATGAACGTATCCAAGCTTATTATGTCATGGTCGACGAATCAGATGTTGTTATAGGTCATGCTGGTTATATCTTTCATCCTACTGTTAACCGGTATGAGATCGTTGGCGTTGTTACATGTAGATCACACCTTCGACAGGGAGTAGCACGTTCACTAATTACAAAAATATGTATAAAAATAGCTGAATTCGGTTGTAGTGATGTCATGCTTTACACACTTGATCATAAAGAAAATGAAGCAGCGCTCGTATTTTATGAACGAATGAATTTTCAAAAAGAAGGTGTTGATTTGAATTATTATACCTCGGGGTTTCATAGGCTTTCCCTTGTTAAAACCCTATAA
- a CDS encoding GNAT family N-acetyltransferase: protein MSVHIRLLNESDPVIISKAFQEQGWGRFEEQYLHYLVEQQNGERLTLVAELNGEFAGYVNVLWHSKYPSFREQGIPEINDFNVLIKFQRQGIGSRLMDRAEEVISERTDVAGIGVGVFSDYGKAQVLYAHRGYIPDGHGVHRHDHYIQPGEETIMDDDVVLYLTKNLKGTQ, encoded by the coding sequence GTGAGTGTACATATCAGGCTATTAAATGAGAGCGATCCTGTGATCATATCCAAGGCGTTCCAGGAGCAGGGTTGGGGGAGGTTCGAAGAGCAGTATCTTCATTACTTGGTTGAACAGCAGAATGGCGAACGTTTGACCTTGGTAGCCGAGTTGAATGGAGAGTTTGCTGGTTATGTGAATGTATTGTGGCATTCCAAATACCCGTCTTTCAGGGAACAAGGCATTCCCGAAATTAACGATTTCAATGTGCTGATCAAGTTCCAACGCCAAGGTATTGGATCGCGATTGATGGACCGGGCAGAGGAAGTTATTTCGGAACGAACGGATGTAGCAGGTATTGGTGTAGGTGTATTTTCCGATTATGGCAAAGCACAAGTTTTATATGCCCATCGCGGATACATACCGGACGGTCATGGTGTCCACAGACACGATCATTACATTCAGCCAGGTGAAGAAACAATTATGGACGACGATGTTGTACTTTATCTGACGAAGAACTTAAAAGGCACGCAATAA
- a CDS encoding YfiT family bacillithiol transferase produces MNERFPIGPFVHTGEVTLAQREKWIQDIAELPVRAREAVKGLSEEQLSLPYREGGWMLKQVIHHMADSHMNSMIRFKLALTEDTPTIRPYYEERWAELSDSRDLDVEFSLQILDALHRRWVFLLNALTDADYAKQFYHPSSEETTRLDYNLGVYAWHGKHHVAHITSLRDRLGI; encoded by the coding sequence ATGAATGAACGATTTCCGATAGGCCCATTTGTACACACGGGTGAAGTTACTTTGGCACAGCGGGAGAAGTGGATTCAGGACATTGCTGAGCTACCTGTACGTGCGCGCGAAGCGGTAAAGGGACTGAGTGAAGAGCAATTAAGTCTGCCGTATCGAGAAGGTGGATGGATGCTCAAACAAGTCATTCACCACATGGCAGACAGTCATATGAACAGTATGATTCGGTTCAAGCTGGCACTGACAGAGGATACACCAACGATTCGACCTTATTATGAAGAGCGTTGGGCCGAACTGAGTGATTCAAGAGACCTGGATGTCGAATTTTCGCTTCAGATTCTGGATGCGCTCCATCGTCGTTGGGTATTTCTTTTAAACGCGTTGACAGATGCAGATTATGCCAAACAATTCTATCATCCGTCATCGGAAGAAACGACAAGATTGGATTATAATCTGGGCGTGTATGCTTGGCATGGCAAACACCATGTGGCTCATATCACGTCGCTTCGAGATCGGTTGGGAATATAG
- a CDS encoding GNAT family N-acetyltransferase, translated as MLIYEWNEITVRLLDKKDEHHLVKWLSDPEVLQYYEGRDRPHDFHLVREHFYNQDDDATRCIVEYGGNPIGYIQFYKLEEEERTEYGYGDTDEIIYGTDQFIGEVGYWNKGIGTLLVKSMLAYLINEQQACKVVMDPQAWNLRAISCYEKCGFQRIKLLEKHEQHEGQMRDCWLMEYAR; from the coding sequence ATGTTAATCTATGAATGGAATGAGATTACGGTACGTTTACTAGATAAAAAAGATGAACACCATCTGGTGAAGTGGCTGTCTGACCCGGAAGTTCTTCAATACTACGAAGGCCGTGATCGACCGCATGATTTTCATCTGGTTAGGGAGCATTTTTACAATCAGGATGATGATGCTACCCGATGTATCGTAGAGTATGGAGGAAATCCAATTGGATACATTCAGTTCTATAAGCTTGAGGAAGAAGAACGAACGGAGTATGGTTATGGAGACACGGATGAGATCATCTATGGAACGGATCAGTTTATTGGTGAGGTAGGCTACTGGAATAAAGGTATCGGGACATTGCTGGTGAAGTCCATGCTGGCTTATCTGATTAATGAACAACAAGCCTGTAAAGTGGTTATGGACCCTCAAGCCTGGAACTTGCGAGCGATATCCTGTTATGAGAAATGTGGTTTCCAAAGGATTAAGCTGTTGGAGAAACATGAGCAGCACGAAGGTCAGATGAGAGACTGTTGGCTTATGGAATATGCTCGGTAG